In Apostichopus japonicus isolate 1M-3 chromosome 3, ASM3797524v1, whole genome shotgun sequence, a single genomic region encodes these proteins:
- the LOC139962295 gene encoding uncharacterized protein isoform X3 has product MGNKKKKWKPKSRNFTAPKKAAAPSQRSSAPANENERHPSPLPPPNLLEESASSGFTSTNGNHSHLQSLPALSLPDNGNAERNLVSNGTPGKGNSVPSQNEDKTCITGKGNLVTSLRNEGRRVKGDSSENATPGLTSTNEESNSADRQSLPAMPLSANESATPELPSTNGESSHSDLQSLATMPLSDNGFERKDVCKSGKFKIKPFRLMVHGLEKCLDHGAVTELAQLTEQDPDFVLKVDELRKPFHHLMANWEKEGIVKEDDVDTLVELLNVLEAYEALDLVIEYKASFGGELTEKSVSSKPQDIKPSVQCSSPREAATNIPSQEQEQQRTSSARPRETFQNPTRNNHRSKKPTHTKEQVLSVLQSFGIDLDCGKQLNVLSSMTLESIHLCEDTISPVCLVTAFLSRLMSYDYRSLRLFKEHEELNMILSVAPYPNNNPHSSDSTNTARLSCRDIVSAIVMHCDPFLRQEVLSKMSACQLAVPVILPQSTTSDPMFLLWGLQKISKAWKDPSTSLVNEVNVTQFPFPIVAAVRFGIPGFSKSNTLNKLIGSVQGNDEHPYFCSQEQDIAPSILSRGTVEAVWYLPSDRKSRKYTIEKAACFLNLRGDAVESSSQFDFLCTFASITLVFVNRRDVQRMLVQLNAITRKSQVLLILSSNGTLVPRWKEDEYVVNSIRATGVSVIDTSQLSQIDVCENICDQMKRLLKEVKTPPVNLHNTASYCADHGIAVDISFQDCSKAKKAALNILQACKHDPKEYKPKALPLQVKWQKWSQLDKDRSWKGAQGNVEKELAMLHKAKTAVRQQQRDIGMSNEMRLLYEELLSSTSDYKQFLVFWLQHFLNEVSIENLRPVLDEMKATRDELRETAAKVTNVQRRLSVSSIPAQEKRALQDDVRKWKSKESELQQSLLEKTKTFDASSLGFEHFVREFGQIYECFHNTEKRNQKNIMKKFDVKLIPQMAAEMLLSGHPLEIFDGDACHVPIKWVKGILAAVRGIIGDASVYVISVIGIQSSGKSTLLNSMFGVRFAVSAGRCTRGVFMQLLPIADSLKEEIGRDYIVVIDTEGLKAPEKAVTERKSEDNELATFALCLSDMTLINIGGQTVGEDLSNILQISAHAFIRMKEVHLSSSCYLIQQFVADVTAQYRNQSSTQSILQKLDQAVITAATEERKEDQYRQFSDCFNIVNIDNKEDNVQYIPSLWRGSMSSPNHDYSETVLKLKSALLREVKGSCRPQKLSDFEERISSVWNAVKQEDFVFNFRNTTEISQYNTFSQMFKRLQLRLNREMMKWELEAKQQIRNSTVENIEGRKGTLLLELEHKMTEEMSEIRATIGETLQEREFESVRHHSTFFYRDLDLFEKNILDTVKKMIQFESDIIGNATAKENQILPKLKADLRRQVLPVAEKLQNEFLQSYSGKSKEEISEQTEELVKTTFEEEWSKCMRNIELVHPTNSEERIRQDIEADIYRCVQECLQHSSHSMAMKDLLTTHKLEGLCEMTPSVKSERDAEEAFRLIGPCDREMTRLINVLLEFVETTCGKEDFQFTEEFLDSVRRLLTSIVSKPCPGCRDKTALIVILSCNIVQSANVPHKQNILKKIIRKRELLVKLKQFDIRTEWKIKEHVTACLKSEKLNCASKGTLKKLTNWVITDMLGWGSDNSEENFLNKVRANLNDITSRVDGKKWYSLEATKDFVASISGLLNTFRLTDKKKREHLQCEACGYYIQEAVRSEMDALAESVSWSEVQTYMDIFSVDIIDQMTKLVDTVKDLVPVEVVEMLVGLSEENIQKFANMVPTGDTRHTLDKCFMMELPMLERQDVHIVLSIVAEARQTFLAQIKSNGSYSSTIMRGMITSIDQELSARNELGLREQIVSIAYFCSWAFPICADVQTTSEQENSVTTLLEKEKHPLYQDFKTLCDGTCKDHIAAKSFSSIIEESLRQCLQNRICTAMFERLSKAGDEIFCSRPRFLKAVLENLCEEEDFENYIDFLRRHSTFLQKWTLSFIAKECCEVTENCIRIKDIAMHEIGEILRETGESLDATLRSLRAESEGDISFEKWVETFTEYFEKSVKSSLNEEDISEMTMYTVISDYDVFGAECKNLVQNTMQPKLLQHADLPDTSCIEKIKEWFEDLPKQLHILLAHAMQGCGTQCPFCRTLCDDTVKEHKVHFSNLHFPTGVGGWRVRRSRKLVCNTCTANVASRRTYLKCDCPGRTCAHIPTPYKEYRNDYPEWDIKPISDYEATLYWKWVLSRFNDDFARYYNCKRASIPWGTVTKEEALSSIRNDT; this is encoded by the exons ATGGGCAATAAAAag aaaaaaTGGAAGCCAAAATCTAGAAATTTTACGGCTCCCAAAAAAGCAGCAGCACCTTCGCAACGGTCTTCTGCTCCTGCGAATGAGAATGAAAGACACCCTAGTCCCTTGCCACCGCCAAATCTTCTGGAAG AAAGTGCATCGTCAGGGTTTACGTCGACCAATGGCAATCACAGCCATCTTCAATCATTGCCTGCCTTGTCGCTGCCTGATAATG GCAATGCTGAAAGAAACTTGGTATCAAATGGAACGCCCGGGAAAGGAAACTCTGTCCCGTCTCAAAATGAAGATAAAACGTGCATTACTGGGAAGGGAAACCTTGTTACGTCATTGAGAAATGAAGGCAGAAGAGTTAAAGGGGATTCATCTG AAAATGCAACGCCAGGACTGACGTCGACCAATGAAGAAAGCAACTCTGCCGATCGTCAATCCTTACCTGCCATGCCGCTGTCTGCCAACG AAAGTGCTACGCCAGAATTACCGTCGACTAATGGAGAAAGCAGTCATAGCGATCTCCAGTCTTTGGCGACCATGCCGCTGTCTGACAATG GATTTGAAAGGAAGGACGTTTGTAAATCTGGGAAATTCAAGATCAAACCGTTTCGTTTGATGGTACATGGATTAGAGAAGTGCTTAGATCATGGTGCCGTTACTGAACTTGCTCAACTGACAGAACAAGATCCTGACTTTGTGCTGAAGGTGGATGAATTACGAAAGCCATTCCACCATCTTATGGCCAACTGGGAGAAGGAAGGCATTGTCAAAGAGGATGATGTAGATACATTGGTGGAACTATTGAACGTGTTGGAGGCATATGAAGCTTTGGATCTAGTAATAGAATACAAGGCATCGTTCGGCGGTGAATTGACAGAAAAAAGTGTTTCTTCTAAACCACAAG ATATCAAACCTTCTGTTCAGTGTTCTAGTCCAAGAGAAGCTGCCACAAACATCCCATCACAAGAACAGGAACAACAGAGAACATCATCGGCAAGACCACGGGAGACATTTCAGAATCCCACAAGGAACAACCATAGAAGCAAGAAACCAACTCACACAAAAGAACAGGTGTTATCCGTCCTTCAATCGTTTGGTATTGATTTAGATTGTGGTAAACAGTTAAACGTTCTCAGTAGCATGACCCTGGAAAGCATTCATCTTTGCGAAGACACCATATCCCCTGTATGTCTTGTCACGGCTTTTTTAAGTCGTTTGATGTCATACGATTATCGTTCATTGCGACTCTTTAAGGAACATGAAGAGCTCAACATGATTCTTTCAGTGGCCCCATATCCAAATAATAACCCTCATTCGTCCGATTCTACTAACACAGCTAGACTGAGTTGCAGAGATATTGTGTCTGCCATCGTTATGCATTGCGATCCTTTCCTTAGGCAAGAGGTTTTGTCGAAAATGTCTGCTTGCCAGCTGGCTGTTCCAGTGATTCTTCCACAATCAACTACGTCTGACCCTATGTTTCTTTTATGGGGACTTCAGAAAATATCGAAAGCATGGAAGGACCCGTCAACTTCCCTTGTGAATGAAGTTAATGTTACACAATTTCCCTTTCCGATTGTAGCTGCAGTGCGTTTCGGTATTCCTGGCTTCTCAAAGTCGAATACTTTGAACAAACTGATAGGTTCTGTTCAAGGTAACGACGAACATCCGTATTTCTGCAGCCAAGAACAGGACATCGCTCCTTCCATTTTATCCAGAGGAACAGTGGAGGCGGTTTGGTACCTTCCAAGTGATCGTAAAAGTCGTAAATATACCATTGAGAAGGCAGCTTGCTTCCTTAACCTTCGCGGAGATGCTGTAGAGTCCTCATCCCAGTTTGATTTTCTATGTACCTTTGCATCGATCACTTTAGTGTTTGTCAACAGAAGAGATGTACAAAGGATGTTGGTCCAACTTAACGCCATTACCCGGAAGAGCCAAGTACTGCTGATTTTGTCCTCCAATGGGACATTAGTTCCAAGATGGAAAGAAGATGAGTATGTGGTAAACTCTATCAGGGCAACAGGAGTAAGTGTCATAGACACGTCACAGCTTTCACAGATCGATGTTTGTGAAAACATCTGCGATCAGATGAAGCGATTGCTCAAGGAGGTAAAAACACCCCCAGTCAACCTTCACAATACAGCATCATATTGTGCAGACCACGGTATTGCAGTTGATATATCATTCCAAGATTGTTCAAAGGCAAAAAAGGCCGCCCTTAACATATTACAAGCATGCAAACATGACCCCAAAGAGTACAAACCGAAAGCACTTCCTTTGCAGGTAAAATGGCAAAAATGGTCTCAACTTGACAAAGACCGAAGTTGGAAAGGTGCACAAGGTAACGTAGAAAAAGAGCTTGCTATGTTGCACAAAGCTAAGACAGCAGTGAGACAACAACAGCGTGACATTGGTATGTCTAACGAGATGCGTTTACTGTATGAAGAACTTTTGAGTTCAACTTCGGATTACAAACAGTTTCTGGTGTTTTGGCTTCAACACTTTTTAAATGAGGTCTCGATTGAAAACTTGCGTCCCGTTCTAGATGAGATGAAGGCCACTAGAGATGAACTACGAGAAACCGCTGCAAAGGTCACAAATGTTCAAAGAAGACTAAGTGTTTCTTCCATTCCTGCGCAAGAGAAAAGAGCTTTGCAGGATGATGTTAGAAAATGGAAGTCCAAGGAGTCTGAGTTGCAGCAAAGTCTATTGGAGAAGACTAAGACATTTGACGCATCCTCTTTAGGTTTCGAACATTTCGTGAGGGAATTCGGCCAAATATATGAGTGCTTCCATAACACTGAAAAAAGGAATCAAAAAAACATAATGAAGAAATTTGATGTAAAACTAATACCGCAAATGGCTGCTGAAATGCTACTCAGTGGCCACCCATTAGAAATTTTTGATGGCGATGCGTGTCATGTACCCATCAAGTGGGTAAAAGGAATCTTAGCAGCGGTTCGCGGAATCATTGGTGACGCATCTGTTTATGTAATTTCAGTTATCGGCATACAAAGCAGTGGTAAGTCTACCCTTCTCAATAGCATGTTTGGAGTTCGATTTGCTGTAAGCGCTGGAAGATGCACTCGGGGAGTGTTTATGCAGTTGTTACCAATAGCTGATTCCCTAAAGGAAGAAATTGGCCGTGACTATATTGTTGTTATAGATACGGAGGGTTTGAAAGCACCCGAGAAAGCTGTTACGGAACGCAAAAGTGAAGACAATGAGCTAGCGACCTTTGCTTTATGTCTCTCCGATATGACTCTGATCAACATTGGAGGGCAGACTGTTGGAGAAGACCTGTCTAACATTCTTCAGATATCTGCACATGCATTCATAAGGATGAAGGAGGTTCATCTAAGCTCATCTTGCTACCTCATACAGCAATTTGTGGCCGACGTAACCGCCCAATACCGAAATCAGAGCAGCACCCAAAGCATACTGCAGAAACTTGATCAAGCTGTTATCACCGCCGCAACAGAAGAAAGGAAAGAGGATCAATACAGACAGTTCTCAGACTGTTTCAACATTGTCAACATTGACAACAAAGAGGATAATGTGCAGTACATTCCCAGCCTATGGAGAGGATCAATGTCGTCCCCCAATCACGACTACAGCGAGACGGTGCTAAAACTGAAGTCCGCTCTTTTAAGAGAAGTGAAGGGCAGCTGTAGACCACAAAAGCTCTCAGACTTTGAGGAAAGAATTAGCAGCGTTTGGAATGCAGTGAAACAGGAAGACTTTGTATTCAACTTCCGGAACACTACCGAAATCTCACAATACAACACATTTTCCCAAATGTTTAAGAGACTACAGTTACGTCTTAATCGGGAAATGATGAAGTGGGAACTTGAAGCGAAGCAACAGATTCGAAATTCAACTGTTGAGAATATTGAAGGACGGAAAGGAACTTTACTATTAGAACTTGAACATAAAATGACTGAAGAAATGAGCGAAATACGAGCTACCATTGGCGAAACATTGCAAGAACGAGAATTTGAGAGTGTTCGACACCATTCCACTTTTTTTTACCGTGATTTAGATCTTTTCGAAAAGAACATTCTAGACACGGTGAAGAAAATGATACAGTTCGAATCCGATATCATCGGCAACGCCACAGCGAAAGAAAACCAAATTCTACCAAAGCTTAAGGCGGATTTGCGGAGACAAGTTCTTCCGGTTGCAGAAAAGCTGCAAAACGAATTCCTGCAAAGTTACAGTGGTAAGTCTAAAGAAGAAATATCTGAGCAAACTGAAGAGCTCGTGAAGACAACATTTGAAGAAGAGTGGTCAAAATGTATGAGAAATATCGAGCTTGTCCATCCGACAAATAGTGAAGAGCGAATTCGGCAAGACATTGAAGCTGACATTTATAGATGTGTCCAGGAGTGTCTGCAACATAGCAGTCATAGTATGGCAATGAAAGATTTACTGACTACACACAAACTTGAAGGACTTTGTGAAATGACCCCAAGTGTCAAATCTGAAAGAGATGCAGAGGAAGCATTTCGACTAATAGGACCATGTGATAGAGAAATGACGAGGTTAATAAACGTCTTACTTGAATTTGTTGAAACCACATGTGGCAAAGAAGATTTTCAGTTCACTGAAGAATTCTTGGACAGTGTCAGAAGGTTACTGACGAGCATCGTATCAAAGCCTTGCCCAGGATGTAGAGATAAAACAGCTTTGATCGTTATCCTGTCTTGTAACATTGTGCAATCCGCAAATGTCCCACACAAgcaaaacattttgaagaagatCATTCGAAAACGGGAATTATTGgtcaaattaaaacaatttgaCATACGTACGGAGTGGAAAATAAAAGAACACGTAACTGCGTGTCTCAAAAGTGAAAAATTGAACTGCGCTTCGAAAGGCACGTTGAAGAAATTGACTAATTGGGTAATAACAGACATGCTTGGCTGGGGATCAGACAACAGTGAAGAAAATTTCTTGAACAAAGTTCGAGCTAATCTTAATGACATCACGTCAAGAGTAGACGGAAAGAAGTGGTATTCGTTAGAAGCAACAAAGGATTTCGTTGCAAGCATTAGTGGATTATTGAATACATTTCGTTtgacagataaaaaaaaacgtgagCATCTCCAGTGCGAAGCGTGTGGGTATTACATTCAAGAAGCCGTACGCTCTGAAATGGATGCGCTAGCTGAAAGCGTATCTTGGTCTGAAGTGCAAACATATATGGACATTTTCTCTGTAGACATCATCGATCAAATGACAAAATTGGTGGATACTGTCAAGGATCTTGTGCCTGTTGAAGTGGTTGAAATGTTAGTTGGTCTGTCAGAAGAAAACATTCAGAAGTTTGCCAATATGGTACCTACGGGGGACACACGACACACACTTGATAAGTGCTTTATGATGGAACTACCAATGCTAGAGAGGCAAGACGTCCATATTGTACTATCTATCGTGGCAGAAGCACGTCAGACGTTTCTTGCGCAGATCAAAAGTAATGGGTCGTACAGTTCCACTATAATGAGGGGTATGATTACTTCCATTGACCAGGAGTTGAGCGCACGTAATGAATTGGGCCTACGGGAACAAATCGTTTCTATTGCATACTTTTGCTCCTGGGCCTTCCCGATATGTGCTGATgttcaaactacatctgaacaGGAAAACAGTGTAACGACGTTACTAGAGAAGGAAAAACACCCTTTGTATCAAGACTTCAAAACGTTATGTGACGGTACCTGCAAGGATCATATAGCAGCTAAATCGTTTAGCTCTATTATCGAGGAATCTCTGAGGCAATGTCTACAGAATCGAATCTGCACAGCAATGTTTGAGCGATTGAGTAAAGCTGGCGATGAAATATTCTGCAGCAGACCTCGTTTCTTAAAAGCCGTTTTAGAGAACCTCTGCGAAGAagaagattttgaaaattatattgATTTTCTTAGGCGACACTCAACCTTTCTGCAAAAATGGACCTTATCTTTTATTGCCAAAGAATGCTGTGAAGTAACAGAGAATTGTATTCGAATCAAAGATATTGCAATGCATGAAATTGGTGAAATACTGCGAGAGACGGGAGAATCACTGGATGCAACATTGCGTTCTTTGCGAGCAGAAAGTGAAGGCGACATTTCCTTTGAAAAGTGGGTTGAAACCTTTACCGAGTATTTTGAAAAATCAGTAAAGTCATCTTTAAACGAAGAAGATATATCTGAAATGACCATGTACACAGTTATATCCGACTATGACGTATTTGGTGCAGAATGTAAAAATCTTGTTCAGAATACTATGCAACCGAAACTATTGCAACATGCGGACCTTCCAGATACTAGCTGCATCGAAAAAATCAAGGAATGGTTTGAAGACCTTCCCAAACAATTGCATATTCTTCTAGCTCACGCGATGCAGGGATGTGGAACCCAGTGTCCGTTTTGCAGGACGCTTTGTGACGACACCGTCAAAGAACACAAAGTGCATTTTTCTAATCTACATTTTCCTACTGGTGTAGGTGGTTGGCGAGTTCGCCGTAGTAGAAAGCTGGTATGTAATACTTGTACTGCAAACGTCGCATCAAGAAGAACGTATCTCAAATGTGACTGTCCCGGACGAACGTGTGCACACATCCCAACACCATACAAGGAATACAGGAATGATTATCCGGAGTGGGATATCAAACCAATCTCTGATTATGAAGCAACCCTCTACTGGAAGTGGGTGCTTTCGCGATTTAACGACGACTTTGCAAGATACTACAATTGCAAAAGGGCGTCCATTCCATGGGGAACAGTTACAAAGGAAGAGGCCCTATCAAGCATAAGAAATGATACTTGA